From [Clostridium] symbiosum, a single genomic window includes:
- the thrS gene encoding threonine--tRNA ligase encodes MKITLKDGSVKEYECAMAVIDIAKDISEGLARMACAGEVDGEVVDLRTVVDRDCSLSILTARDENGLAALRHTASHVMAQAIKRLYPETKLAIGPSIADGFYYDVDPAVPLTAEDLPKIEAEMKKIVKEGLELDRFTLSREEAIALMKEKEEPYKVELIEDLPEGAEISFYRQGEFTDLCAGPHLMNTKGVGKAFKLMNLAGAYWRGSEKNKMLTRIYATAFASKEDLEGYITMMEEARKRDHRKLGRELGLFMMHDAGPGFPFFLPKGMELKNTLLEYWREIHKKAGYVEISTPVILNRKLWETSGHWDHYKDNMYTTVIDEEDYAIKPMNCPGGVLAYASEPRSYRDLPLRMGELGLVHRHEKSGQLHGLMRVRCFTQDDAHIFMTPDQIKDEIKGVAHLINEVYSLFGFKYHVELSTRPEDSMGSDEDWEMATEGLRSALDELELDYVVNEGDGAFYGPKIDFHLEDSIGRTWQCGTIQLDFQLPQRFELEYTGADGEKHRPIMIHRVAFGSIERFIGILIEHFAGAFPTWLAPVQVRVLPISDKYSEYAGKISDQLNEAGIRAEMDTRSEKIGYKIREAQTQKVPYMLVVGQKEEEEGNVSVRSRFAGDEGSKSLDAFISDIQKEIKTKEIRKMELSK; translated from the coding sequence ATGAAAATCACATTAAAAGACGGCTCAGTAAAAGAGTATGAATGCGCGATGGCGGTGATTGACATCGCAAAGGATATCAGCGAGGGCCTGGCCAGGATGGCCTGTGCCGGGGAAGTGGATGGAGAGGTTGTGGATTTACGCACGGTGGTTGACAGGGACTGTTCCTTAAGCATCCTGACGGCCAGAGATGAGAACGGCTTGGCGGCGCTCCGCCATACGGCCAGCCATGTAATGGCACAGGCGATAAAAAGGCTGTACCCCGAAACAAAGCTGGCAATCGGACCGTCTATTGCCGACGGCTTCTACTATGATGTGGATCCGGCTGTTCCTCTGACAGCGGAGGATCTGCCGAAGATCGAGGCAGAGATGAAAAAGATTGTAAAAGAAGGGCTGGAGCTTGACCGGTTCACACTTTCCAGGGAGGAAGCGATTGCCCTCATGAAGGAAAAAGAGGAGCCGTACAAAGTGGAACTTATCGAGGATCTGCCGGAAGGAGCCGAGATCAGCTTTTACCGTCAGGGAGAATTTACGGATCTCTGTGCAGGCCCTCATCTGATGAATACAAAGGGAGTCGGCAAGGCATTTAAGCTGATGAACCTGGCGGGAGCCTACTGGAGGGGCAGTGAGAAAAACAAGATGCTGACACGTATTTATGCGACGGCATTTGCATCCAAGGAAGATCTGGAAGGCTATATCACAATGATGGAGGAGGCCAGGAAGAGGGATCACAGAAAGCTGGGCAGGGAACTCGGCCTTTTCATGATGCACGATGCAGGCCCCGGATTCCCATTCTTTCTTCCAAAGGGAATGGAGCTTAAGAATACCCTGCTTGAGTACTGGAGAGAAATCCATAAAAAAGCAGGCTATGTGGAGATTTCCACTCCGGTTATCTTAAACAGAAAACTCTGGGAGACTTCGGGTCACTGGGATCACTATAAAGATAATATGTATACAACGGTAATTGACGAGGAAGATTACGCGATTAAACCGATGAACTGTCCGGGCGGAGTTCTCGCTTATGCCTCCGAGCCGCGTTCCTACCGTGACCTGCCTCTGCGCATGGGAGAGCTGGGCCTGGTACACCGCCATGAGAAATCGGGCCAGCTTCACGGCCTGATGCGCGTACGCTGCTTTACACAGGATGACGCCCATATTTTCATGACACCGGATCAGATTAAGGATGAGATTAAGGGGGTTGCCCATTTAATTAATGAAGTTTATTCCCTGTTCGGCTTCAAATACCATGTAGAGCTTTCCACCAGACCGGAGGACAGCATGGGAAGTGATGAAGACTGGGAGATGGCGACGGAAGGACTTCGTTCCGCCCTCGATGAACTGGAACTCGACTATGTGGTGAATGAGGGAGACGGAGCGTTCTACGGACCAAAAATCGATTTCCACCTGGAGGACTCCATCGGAAGAACATGGCAGTGCGGGACCATCCAGCTCGACTTCCAGCTTCCGCAGCGGTTCGAACTGGAATATACGGGGGCAGACGGCGAGAAACACAGGCCGATCATGATTCACCGCGTGGCTTTTGGCTCCATAGAGCGGTTTATCGGAATTCTGATTGAGCATTTTGCAGGGGCATTCCCGACCTGGCTGGCGCCGGTGCAGGTGAGGGTGCTTCCAATTTCCGACAAGTATTCCGAATATGCGGGCAAAATTTCGGATCAGTTAAACGAGGCGGGAATCAGAGCCGAGATGGACACACGTTCCGAGAAAATTGGCTATAAAATCCGCGAGGCCCAGACACAGAAGGTACCGTATATGCTGGTAGTAGGCCAAAAAGAAGAGGAAGAGGGCAATGTTTCCGTGAGAAGCCGTTTTGCCGGAGACGAAGGCTCCAAGAGCCTTGACGCATTTATTTCCGATATCCAGAAAGAGATTAAGACAAAGGAAATCCGTAAAATGGAGCTGTCAAAATAA
- the rpmI gene encoding 50S ribosomal protein L35: protein MPKMKTSRAAAKRFKTTGTGKLVRSKAYKSHILTKKSTKRKRNLRKDIVTDATNSKVMKKILPYL, encoded by the coding sequence ATGCCTAAAATGAAAACAAGCAGAGCTGCTGCTAAACGTTTTAAAACAACAGGAACAGGAAAGTTAGTAAGAAGTAAAGCTTACAAATCCCACATCTTAACTAAGAAATCTACTAAGAGAAAGAGAAATCTTAGAAAAGACATCGTTACCGACGCAACAAACAGCAAGGTAATGAAGAAGATTTTACCATACTTATAA
- the infC gene encoding translation initiation factor IF-3 gives MINEQIRDREVRLVGENGEQLGIMPAKDALKLAKDAELDLVKIAPTAKPPVCKIIDYGKYRYELARKEKEAKKKQKVIDVKEVRLSPNIDDNDLNTKTNAARKFLEKGNKVKVTLRFRGREMAHMFKSKYILDDFAEKLADIATVDKPAKVEGRSIVLFLSAKR, from the coding sequence ATGATTAACGAACAAATTAGAGACAGAGAGGTTCGTTTGGTTGGCGAGAACGGAGAGCAGCTTGGAATCATGCCTGCTAAAGACGCTTTAAAACTTGCAAAGGATGCAGAGCTTGACCTGGTAAAGATTGCTCCGACAGCTAAGCCGCCGGTCTGTAAAATTATCGATTACGGTAAATACAGATACGAGCTGGCCAGGAAAGAGAAGGAAGCCAAAAAGAAACAGAAAGTAATCGATGTGAAAGAGGTACGCTTGTCACCAAATATCGACGACAACGACTTAAACACCAAGACGAATGCCGCACGTAAGTTCCTTGAAAAGGGCAATAAGGTGAAGGTTACACTGCGTTTCAGAGGTCGTGAGATGGCTCACATGTTCAAGTCAAAGTACATTCTTGACGATTTTGCAGAAAAGCTCGCTGATATCGCAACAGTCGATAAGCCTGCAAAAGTTGAAGGAAGAAGCATCGTATTGTTTTTATCTGCAAAACGTTAA
- the rplT gene encoding 50S ribosomal protein L20, protein MARIKGGLNARKKHNRVLKLAKGYRGARSKQYRVAKQSVMRALTSSYAGRKERKRQFRQLWIARINAAARINGLSYSKFMYGLKLAGVEMNRKVLSDMAISDAEGFAKLAELAKAKLA, encoded by the coding sequence ATGGCAAGAATTAAAGGCGGATTAAACGCTAGAAAGAAACATAATAGAGTATTAAAACTGGCAAAAGGCTACAGAGGTGCCCGTTCCAAACAGTACAGAGTTGCAAAACAGTCCGTAATGAGAGCATTAACAAGCTCTTACGCTGGACGTAAAGAGAGAAAGAGACAGTTCAGACAGCTCTGGATCGCACGTATCAATGCTGCTGCTCGTATCAACGGCTTATCCTACAGCAAGTTCATGTACGGCTTAAAGCTGGCTGGTGTTGAGATGAACCGTAAGGTATTATCCGACATGGCAATCAGCGATGCAGAAGGTTTTGCAAAACTGGCAGAACTGGCTAAAGCAAAATTAGCATAA
- a CDS encoding response regulator, producing the protein MRKKKTILRMFLIPLSFVMLLQALVALGAVHVGGTVRHLEEYSVGIMEQIVKNRNLILSNNMTHQWTDISGEYEIANSSLERILEEKQLTLHGFMEDEEAKEELLNQMLLPSLDIIRRNGVNGVYLILADGMGKAQEEKGEEVYKCSGIYFRDADPYVNPKDYSDLLMERGSYEFSHDLGIPFDSSWTSKFLFRPEGQLEADGFFYKPYKAALANPGAKEDNLAYWSSTFYLENDKAKDSYSMISYSVPLMCDGTVYGVMGIEISSAVINGLLPYSELNAGEHSGYLIAKYSDEGELIPFFLSGNTLKRNLDENIPLNLKDTQYTGLYQIDGLEDGRNYYAEAVAFPMYSPNTPFVDNGWVLFGVQSEDSLFGMGSRITRNIALAVLISLIVGIISIYFLMHYLTRPITQLADWIRDVRKEGPQNRGKSDIAEIKALYDAVWDLTEKQKKAEAKALEEKERYLLALQSSTDIIYTYNVEDNSIEIYNLLADGKKSGHGSRIDNLIEGIQQSRMLNDADRQLMKKMFLRLDDKFELDFRALTQSNGWQWMEISGKTICDASGKKSKVIGSIRNIQEQKEKEQMESKAVRVDPVTGLYREKVGQEIIRAEVELGRSGFMLLMDLDKFQEMNDHFGIEFGDAVLEEMGIFILNLKRETEKSGKRLIAVRAGGDEILVWFRGFARGEIPAFFEGMNHMLSSLCSEDLEISVTAAAISVGGVQGSYTGYAEMLRAALAYGKRRRKSQLTFCEDVPESECTEKRDYNEIASNGNVRALNMVTRVFNLFDRGGRVGPIVSVLFAKMGTNYNASDILMTDIRWDFNASGVYRQWHRNEDVAADTTVYHFKNQDLECCSQRFLSGHVRFTGDGPFTAEERHILHIADGASGVCVPMYDGGKLMGAVNFIRKAEQRQWSDGECSELQEVVKIIETNINRERYDLASRAKSDFLSRMSHEIRTPMNAIIGMTAIAMERQGKKEEIGDCLVKIDQSSQYLLSLINDILDMSKIESGKMKLAYDSGSMIRLAEEIGDLMENQMIQKNIAYIRDIQVEHPWVYADLMRLKQVIINLLSNAVKFTGEGGWIKFSVCERKKDAIRQGEDAEVEIYFAVEDNGIGISPENRERIFNAFEQAEDYTAAVYGGTGLGLSISSRLVRMMGGEIELESREGLGSRFSFSLRFAASEEPEEAFLAEPEDAADDFSGCRILLVEDNELNTEIAKTLLEMYGFTVDTAANGREGVEKFSEAAEGAYSLILMDIRMPVMDGLEATREIRRMNRADAQSIPIIAMTANAFDEDMRKSIKSGMNGHLAKPVDVKELLSAMKNVLK; encoded by the coding sequence ATGCGTAAAAAGAAGACAATTCTTAGGATGTTTTTAATACCGCTCTCGTTTGTGATGCTGCTCCAGGCGCTGGTTGCCCTCGGAGCGGTGCACGTTGGAGGAACGGTAAGACATTTAGAGGAATATTCTGTTGGAATCATGGAGCAGATCGTAAAAAACAGAAATCTGATCCTTTCCAATAACATGACGCACCAGTGGACAGATATATCCGGCGAATACGAAATTGCCAACTCCAGCCTGGAACGGATTTTAGAGGAAAAGCAGCTGACGCTCCACGGATTTATGGAGGATGAGGAAGCGAAAGAGGAGCTTTTAAACCAGATGCTGCTTCCAAGCCTCGACATAATAAGAAGGAATGGGGTGAACGGCGTCTATCTGATCCTGGCCGACGGCATGGGAAAAGCACAGGAAGAAAAGGGAGAGGAAGTCTACAAATGCAGCGGGATTTATTTCCGTGATGCAGATCCTTATGTGAATCCGAAGGATTACTCAGATCTTTTAATGGAGCGGGGCAGTTATGAGTTTTCTCATGATTTGGGAATCCCGTTCGATAGCTCCTGGACGTCTAAGTTCCTGTTCCGGCCGGAAGGGCAGCTGGAGGCGGACGGCTTTTTCTATAAGCCCTATAAGGCGGCACTGGCGAATCCGGGAGCAAAAGAGGATAATCTGGCATACTGGAGCAGCACGTTTTATCTGGAGAATGATAAGGCGAAGGATTCCTACAGTATGATCAGCTATTCCGTTCCGCTGATGTGTGACGGAACCGTCTATGGAGTCATGGGAATTGAAATTTCCTCCGCGGTTATTAACGGCCTGCTTCCCTACAGTGAACTGAATGCAGGGGAACACAGCGGATATCTGATTGCAAAGTACAGCGATGAGGGGGAGCTGATCCCGTTCTTTTTAAGCGGTAATACCCTTAAGAGAAATCTGGATGAAAATATCCCTCTGAACCTGAAAGACACACAGTATACGGGCCTTTACCAGATAGACGGCCTGGAAGACGGGCGGAATTATTACGCCGAAGCGGTTGCCTTTCCGATGTACAGCCCCAATACACCCTTTGTGGATAATGGCTGGGTGCTGTTTGGCGTCCAATCGGAGGACAGCCTGTTTGGTATGGGCAGCAGAATTACGAGAAATATCGCTTTGGCGGTCCTCATTTCATTGATCGTGGGGATTATCAGTATTTATTTCCTGATGCACTATCTGACACGGCCCATTACGCAGCTTGCCGACTGGATCCGGGATGTCAGGAAGGAGGGACCGCAGAACAGGGGAAAATCGGATATTGCAGAGATTAAGGCGCTGTATGACGCGGTCTGGGATCTGACGGAGAAGCAGAAGAAAGCGGAGGCTAAGGCGCTGGAGGAGAAAGAACGTTATCTGCTTGCTCTCCAGAGCAGTACGGACATTATTTATACCTACAACGTGGAAGATAATTCAATCGAGATTTACAATCTGCTTGCGGATGGTAAAAAGAGCGGACACGGCAGCCGTATCGACAATCTGATCGAAGGCATCCAGCAGAGCAGGATGTTAAATGACGCGGACCGGCAGCTGATGAAAAAAATGTTTCTGCGCCTGGACGACAAATTTGAGCTGGATTTCCGTGCACTGACACAGTCAAATGGCTGGCAGTGGATGGAAATATCCGGCAAAACAATCTGTGATGCTTCCGGAAAAAAGAGCAAGGTAATAGGAAGCATCCGCAATATCCAGGAGCAAAAAGAGAAAGAACAGATGGAGAGCAAGGCGGTCCGCGTCGATCCCGTAACCGGGCTTTACAGGGAGAAGGTGGGACAGGAGATTATCCGGGCGGAGGTGGAACTTGGCCGTTCCGGCTTTATGCTCCTGATGGATCTGGATAAATTCCAGGAGATGAACGACCACTTCGGGATTGAATTTGGAGACGCTGTCCTGGAAGAGATGGGTATTTTTATCCTGAATCTGAAGCGCGAAACCGAAAAATCCGGAAAGCGCCTGATTGCGGTCAGGGCCGGAGGCGACGAAATACTTGTCTGGTTCAGAGGATTCGCCAGGGGAGAAATCCCGGCCTTTTTCGAGGGAATGAACCATATGCTTTCCAGTCTCTGCAGCGAGGATTTGGAGATCTCCGTGACTGCAGCGGCAATCTCGGTTGGCGGCGTGCAGGGCAGTTACACCGGCTATGCGGAGATGCTGCGTGCGGCGCTGGCCTACGGAAAAAGGCGCAGAAAATCACAGCTTACATTCTGTGAGGATGTGCCCGAATCGGAGTGCACCGAAAAGCGTGATTACAACGAGATTGCCAGCAACGGCAATGTGAGGGCTCTGAATATGGTGACGAGAGTTTTCAACCTGTTTGACAGGGGAGGCCGCGTCGGCCCGATCGTCTCGGTGCTGTTTGCAAAGATGGGAACGAATTATAATGCCTCGGACATCCTGATGACGGATATCCGATGGGATTTCAATGCCTCGGGTGTGTACAGGCAGTGGCACCGGAATGAGGATGTGGCGGCGGACACGACGGTGTACCATTTTAAAAACCAGGATTTGGAATGCTGTTCGCAGCGGTTTCTGTCGGGGCATGTAAGGTTTACCGGGGACGGTCCGTTTACGGCGGAGGAGCGCCATATCCTGCATATAGCGGATGGCGCCTCCGGGGTCTGCGTTCCAATGTATGATGGCGGGAAACTGATGGGCGCCGTCAACTTTATCAGAAAAGCGGAACAGCGGCAGTGGAGTGACGGGGAGTGCTCCGAACTTCAGGAGGTCGTGAAAATCATTGAGACCAATATTAACCGGGAGCGGTATGACCTGGCCAGCCGGGCGAAGAGCGATTTCCTTTCGCGTATGTCCCATGAGATCAGGACACCGATGAATGCCATTATCGGCATGACGGCCATAGCGATGGAGAGACAGGGGAAGAAAGAGGAGATCGGCGACTGCCTTGTGAAGATCGACCAGTCTTCGCAATATCTCTTAAGCCTGATTAACGATATTCTGGACATGTCAAAGATTGAAAGCGGCAAGATGAAGCTGGCCTACGACAGCGGCAGCATGATAAGGCTTGCAGAAGAGATAGGCGATCTGATGGAGAACCAGATGATCCAGAAAAATATTGCCTATATCCGGGATATACAGGTGGAACACCCGTGGGTATATGCTGATTTAATGCGCCTGAAGCAGGTGATTATCAACCTGCTCAGCAATGCGGTCAAATTCACCGGCGAGGGCGGATGGATAAAATTCTCGGTCTGCGAACGGAAAAAAGACGCCATCCGGCAGGGAGAAGACGCCGAGGTGGAGATCTACTTTGCCGTCGAAGATAACGGTATTGGAATCAGCCCGGAAAACAGGGAAAGAATATTCAATGCATTTGAGCAGGCGGAGGATTATACGGCCGCCGTCTATGGAGGAACCGGCCTGGGACTTTCCATCAGCAGCCGCCTTGTCAGAATGATGGGAGGAGAGATTGAACTGGAAAGCCGGGAAGGCCTGGGAAGCCGGTTCAGCTTCAGCCTCCGGTTCGCCGCTTCGGAGGAGCCGGAAGAGGCATTTTTGGCAGAGCCTGAGGATGCTGCCGATGATTTCTCCGGCTGCCGGATTCTTCTGGTGGAAGATAATGAACTGAATACGGAGATTGCGAAAACACTTCTTGAGATGTATGGCTTCACGGTGGATACCGCCGCAAACGGCAGGGAAGGCGTGGAGAAATTCTCCGAAGCCGCAGAAGGCGCTTACAGCCTGATTCTGATGGATATCAGAATGCCTGTCATGGATGGCCTGGAAGCAACCAGGGAAATCCGCAGAATGAACCGTGCGGATGCCCAGAGCATCCCAATTATCGCGATGACGGCGAACGCGTTTGACGAAGATATGAGAAAGTCCATCAAGAGCGGTATGAACGGCCATTTGGCAAAACCGGTGGATGTGAAGGAACTGCTCTCCGCGATGAAAAATGTTTTAAAGTAA
- a CDS encoding extracellular solute-binding protein, protein MKKNIAAAILSFSLIMTGCSGAAPVDTVKNSDPVDITIWHYYNGSQKAAFDDLVNEFNETVGKEKNIYVEGHSKGNVSELENAVLASSRKEVGSEEMPSIFSSYADTAYELEKDGLLADLSPYFSEEEQKSYMDAYIEEGKIGVNGELKIFPVAKSTEIMMMNKNVWDEFSADTGVTLDDLKTKEGVVRVAGIYYDWTDAKTPDIPNDGKAFYGRDAVANLFIVGSMQLGVEIFHVENQEVTLQIDRDVFKRIWDCYYVPFVKGYFAAYGRFRSDDVKIGELIAYTGSTTSAGYFPDQVEMGDSITPIDCIVLPVPGFEGGKPYIVQQGAGMVVTKGTKEQESAACEFLKWFTDAEKNTEFSCSSGYLPVKKDAGDIAVLEKVMADKQVSMPDKEYNTLTEAYRAVKSNELYTNKAFDGGSKARKILEYDLSDKAVDDREQVKALLEEGLSLDDAVKDYISEESFDLWFDSVKQKLEACVEEAGTDREGGSK, encoded by the coding sequence ATGAAGAAAAATATTGCGGCGGCAATCCTGTCTTTCAGCCTGATTATGACCGGATGTTCGGGGGCTGCGCCGGTCGATACGGTAAAAAACAGTGATCCGGTTGATATTACAATCTGGCATTATTACAACGGATCCCAGAAGGCGGCTTTTGACGATCTCGTCAACGAATTCAACGAGACGGTGGGGAAAGAAAAGAACATTTATGTGGAAGGGCACAGCAAGGGCAATGTCTCGGAGCTGGAGAATGCGGTTCTGGCATCGAGCAGGAAGGAAGTGGGCAGTGAAGAGATGCCCAGCATTTTTTCTTCCTATGCGGATACGGCATACGAGCTTGAGAAAGACGGCCTCCTGGCGGATCTCTCCCCGTATTTTTCGGAGGAAGAGCAGAAATCCTATATGGATGCCTACATAGAAGAAGGGAAAATAGGGGTAAACGGAGAACTCAAGATTTTCCCGGTGGCCAAATCCACGGAAATCATGATGATGAATAAAAACGTATGGGATGAATTCTCGGCGGATACCGGTGTGACTCTCGATGACCTGAAGACAAAGGAAGGCGTAGTCAGGGTGGCGGGGATTTACTATGACTGGACGGACGCCAAGACGCCCGATATCCCGAATGACGGAAAGGCTTTTTACGGCAGGGATGCCGTTGCGAATCTTTTCATTGTCGGCTCCATGCAGCTGGGAGTCGAGATTTTTCATGTGGAAAACCAGGAGGTAACACTTCAGATTGACAGGGATGTTTTCAAAAGGATTTGGGACTGCTATTACGTTCCCTTTGTAAAAGGATACTTTGCGGCCTATGGACGTTTCCGCTCCGATGATGTTAAGATAGGAGAACTGATTGCTTATACGGGTTCCACCACGTCGGCCGGATATTTTCCGGATCAGGTAGAGATGGGCGATTCCATTACTCCGATTGACTGTATCGTGCTCCCCGTCCCCGGCTTTGAGGGAGGGAAACCGTACATCGTCCAGCAGGGAGCCGGAATGGTTGTGACAAAGGGTACGAAGGAGCAGGAGAGCGCTGCCTGTGAATTTCTCAAGTGGTTTACCGATGCCGAGAAAAATACGGAATTCAGCTGTTCTTCCGGTTATCTTCCGGTCAAGAAGGACGCCGGTGATATTGCGGTGCTTGAAAAAGTGATGGCAGACAAGCAGGTGAGCATGCCTGATAAAGAATATAATACGCTTACGGAAGCATACAGAGCCGTTAAGAGTAACGAACTCTACACCAACAAAGCTTTTGACGGAGGCAGTAAGGCAAGAAAGATTCTGGAATATGACCTTTCCGATAAGGCCGTGGACGACAGGGAGCAGGTAAAGGCACTGCTGGAGGAAGGTTTAAGCCTTGACGATGCGGTGAAGGACTATATTTCCGAGGAATCCTTTGACTTATGGTTTGATTCGGTGAAGCAGAAGCTGGAAGCTTGTGTGGAGGAGGCCGGAACGGACCGGGAGGGTGGCTCCAAATAA
- a CDS encoding DUF1540 domain-containing protein produces MTKLDCNVTGCLHNSENCCCKNAIIVEGQSAHEKCDTCCGSYDENKGGMFRNMFKTPENRLEVECEAVNCVFNKDRFCEAEHIGITGGDAVEAQGTECSSFKAR; encoded by the coding sequence ATGACAAAATTAGATTGTAACGTAACGGGATGTCTTCATAACTCTGAAAACTGCTGCTGTAAAAACGCAATCATTGTAGAGGGCCAGTCCGCACATGAGAAATGTGATACATGCTGCGGCAGCTATGATGAGAACAAGGGCGGAATGTTCCGCAACATGTTCAAAACACCGGAAAACAGACTGGAAGTAGAGTGTGAAGCCGTAAACTGTGTATTCAACAAAGATCGTTTCTGCGAGGCCGAGCATATCGGTATTACAGGCGGCGACGCAGTCGAGGCACAGGGCACGGAGTGTTCCAGCTTCAAGGCAAGATAG